From a single Syngnathus scovelli strain Florida chromosome 2, RoL_Ssco_1.2, whole genome shotgun sequence genomic region:
- the abi2b gene encoding abl interactor 2b isoform X21, whose amino-acid sequence MAELQMLLEEEIPAGRSALLDSFTNLERVAEYCESNYVQSPDKERALEETKNYTTQSLASVAYLINTLANNVLQMLDIQASQLRRMESSINHISQTVDIHKEKVARREIGILTTNKNTSRTHKIIAPANQERPVRYIRKPIDYSLLDDMGHGVKWLQRFKASAQSMKAGAGGLPRTNPPTQKPPSPPMSGKGTLGSGSSGGSHPSSSRSSSRENSGSGSVGVPIAVPTPAPPTAFPANTTKPPPNTATTPGPLPPVLDGPPQASNPPTEIPHVPPPPPQLPPSAAPTGTGPATYGNAAQGAPQFYSMNRPAQPTQNAHVGGSLPYRRPSSVTGQPNTAPNQNQLNGGPHFAQNQVSDVPPPPPLADEPVFEDPTPPPPPPEDYEDDEEEEESAVVEYSDPYAEEDPPWAPRSYLEKVVAIYDYSRDKEDELSFQEGAIIYVIKKNDDGWYEGVMNGTTGLFPGNYVESIMHYAD is encoded by the exons ATGGCGGAGCTACAAATGCTTTTGGAAGAGGAGATTCCAGCAGGTCGCAGCGCTCTGCTGGATAGTTTTACTAATTTGGAAAGAGTCGCCGAATATTGCGAAAGCAACTATGTCCAG TCCCCAGATAAGGAGCGAGCGCTGGAGGAGACCAAGAACTACACCACTCAGTCGCTGGCTAGCGTGGCCTACCTGATCAACACGCTGGCTAATAATGTGCTGCAGATGCTGGACATTCAGGCCTCGCAGTTGCGTCGCATGGAGTCGTCCATCAACCACATTTCTCAG ACGGTGGACATTCACAAAGAGAAGGTGGCCAGGCGGGAGATCGGCATCCTCACCACCAACAAGAACACGTCCCGCACACACAAGATCATCGCGCCGGCCAATCAGGAGAGGCCGGTGCGCTACATCCGCAAGCCCATCGATTACAGCCTGCTGGATGATATGGGACACGGAGTCAAG TGGTTGCAAAGGTTTAAG GCCAGCGCTCAGAGCATGAAAGCCGGCGCCGGTGGGCTCCCTCGCACCAACCCGCCAACACAGAAGCCTCCCAGCCCACCTATGAGTGGGAAAGGGACCCTCGG CAGCgggagcagcggcggcagccaCCCCAGCAGCAGTCGCAGCAGCAGCCGGGAGaacagcggcagcggcagcgtaGGCGTGCCCATCGCCGTGCCCACCCCGGCCCCGCCCACTGCCTTCCCAG CCAACACGACTAAACCTCCACCCAACACCGCGACCACGCCTGGTCCCCTACCCCCTGTCCTCGATGGCCCCCCTCAGGCTTCTAACCCACCTACCGAGATCCCGCATgtacccccgccccctccccagcTCCCCCCCTCTGCAGCCCCCACCGGCACAGGACCGGCTACTTATGGAAACGCCGCACAAG GTGCTCCTCAATTCTACAGCATGAACCGCCCGGCGCAGCCCACTCAGAACGCCCATGTGGGAGGATCGCTGCCGTACCGACGCCCCTCATCCGTCACCGGCCAGCCTAACACGGCTCCGAACCAGAACCAGCTCAACGGTGGACCACACTTTGCCCAAAATCAAG TCTCAGATGTGCCACCGCCGCCCCCTCTTGCGGACGAGCCAGTCTTTGAGGACCCtacacctcctcctcccccaccgGAGGACTACGAGGACgacgaggaagaagaggagtcgGCGGTGGTGGAGTACAGCGATCCATACGCCGAGGAGGACCCTCCCTGGGCGCCACGCAGCTACCTGGAGAAAG tggtggccatctACGACTACAGTCGGGACAAAGAGGACGAGCTGTCCTTCCAGGAAGGCGCCATCATCTACGTCATCAAGAAGAACGACGACGGCTGGTACGAGGGCGTGATGAACGGAACCACGGGCCTCTTCCCGGGCAACTACGTGGAATCCATCATGCACTACGCCGATTGA
- the abi2b gene encoding abl interactor 2b isoform X17: protein MAELQMLLEEEIPAGRSALLDSFTNLERVAEYCESNYVQSPDKERALEETKNYTTQSLASVAYLINTLANNVLQMLDIQASQLRRMESSINHISQTVDIHKEKVARREIGILTTNKNTSRTHKIIAPANQERPVRYIRKPIDYSLLDDMGHGVKWLQRFKASAQSMKAGAGGLPRTNPPTQKPPSPPMSGKGTLGGSSGGSHPSSSRSSSRENSGSGSVGVPIAVPTPAPPTAFPGAPQFYSMNRPAQPTQNAHVGGSLPYRRPSSVTGQPNTAPNQNQLNGGPHFAQNQGPLAPPPPSMQITPQLPLMGFVARVQETISDVPPPPPLADEPVFEDPTPPPPPPEDYEDDEEEEESAVVEYSDPYAEEDPPWAPRSYLEKVVAIYDYSRDKEDELSFQEGAIIYVIKKNDDGWYEGVMNGTTGLFPGNYVESIMHYAD from the exons ATGGCGGAGCTACAAATGCTTTTGGAAGAGGAGATTCCAGCAGGTCGCAGCGCTCTGCTGGATAGTTTTACTAATTTGGAAAGAGTCGCCGAATATTGCGAAAGCAACTATGTCCAG TCCCCAGATAAGGAGCGAGCGCTGGAGGAGACCAAGAACTACACCACTCAGTCGCTGGCTAGCGTGGCCTACCTGATCAACACGCTGGCTAATAATGTGCTGCAGATGCTGGACATTCAGGCCTCGCAGTTGCGTCGCATGGAGTCGTCCATCAACCACATTTCTCAG ACGGTGGACATTCACAAAGAGAAGGTGGCCAGGCGGGAGATCGGCATCCTCACCACCAACAAGAACACGTCCCGCACACACAAGATCATCGCGCCGGCCAATCAGGAGAGGCCGGTGCGCTACATCCGCAAGCCCATCGATTACAGCCTGCTGGATGATATGGGACACGGAGTCAAG TGGTTGCAAAGGTTTAAG GCCAGCGCTCAGAGCATGAAAGCCGGCGCCGGTGGGCTCCCTCGCACCAACCCGCCAACACAGAAGCCTCCCAGCCCACCTATGAGTGGGAAAGGGACCCTCGG CgggagcagcggcggcagccaCCCCAGCAGCAGTCGCAGCAGCAGCCGGGAGaacagcggcagcggcagcgtaGGCGTGCCCATCGCCGTGCCCACCCCGGCCCCGCCCACTGCCTTCCCAG GTGCTCCTCAATTCTACAGCATGAACCGCCCGGCGCAGCCCACTCAGAACGCCCATGTGGGAGGATCGCTGCCGTACCGACGCCCCTCATCCGTCACCGGCCAGCCTAACACGGCTCCGAACCAGAACCAGCTCAACGGTGGACCACACTTTGCCCAAAATCAAG GCCCACTTGCGCCCCCTCCCCCTTCCATGCAGATCACCCCTCAGCTGCCCCTGATGGGCTTTGTGGCCCGAGTTCAGGAGACCA TCTCAGATGTGCCACCGCCGCCCCCTCTTGCGGACGAGCCAGTCTTTGAGGACCCtacacctcctcctcccccaccgGAGGACTACGAGGACgacgaggaagaagaggagtcgGCGGTGGTGGAGTACAGCGATCCATACGCCGAGGAGGACCCTCCCTGGGCGCCACGCAGCTACCTGGAGAAAG tggtggccatctACGACTACAGTCGGGACAAAGAGGACGAGCTGTCCTTCCAGGAAGGCGCCATCATCTACGTCATCAAGAAGAACGACGACGGCTGGTACGAGGGCGTGATGAACGGAACCACGGGCCTCTTCCCGGGCAACTACGTGGAATCCATCATGCACTACGCCGATTGA
- the abi2b gene encoding abl interactor 2b isoform X19, with protein MAELQMLLEEEIPAGRSALLDSFTNLERVAEYCESNYVQSPDKERALEETKNYTTQSLASVAYLINTLANNVLQMLDIQASQLRRMESSINHISQTVDIHKEKVARREIGILTTNKNTSRTHKIIAPANQERPVRYIRKPIDYSLLDDMGHGVKASAQSMKAGAGGLPRTNPPTQKPPSPPMSGKGTLGSGSSGGSHPSSSRSSSRENSGSGSVGVPIAVPTPAPPTAFPGAPQFYSMNRPAQPTQNAHVGGSLPYRRPSSVTGQPNTAPNQNQLNGGPHFAQNQVSDVPPPPPLADEPVFEDPTPPPPPPEDYEDDEEEEESAVVEYSDPYAEEDPPWAPRSYLEKVVAIYDYSRDKEDELSFQEGAIIYVIKKNDDGWYEGVMNGTTGLFPGNYVESIMHYAD; from the exons ATGGCGGAGCTACAAATGCTTTTGGAAGAGGAGATTCCAGCAGGTCGCAGCGCTCTGCTGGATAGTTTTACTAATTTGGAAAGAGTCGCCGAATATTGCGAAAGCAACTATGTCCAG TCCCCAGATAAGGAGCGAGCGCTGGAGGAGACCAAGAACTACACCACTCAGTCGCTGGCTAGCGTGGCCTACCTGATCAACACGCTGGCTAATAATGTGCTGCAGATGCTGGACATTCAGGCCTCGCAGTTGCGTCGCATGGAGTCGTCCATCAACCACATTTCTCAG ACGGTGGACATTCACAAAGAGAAGGTGGCCAGGCGGGAGATCGGCATCCTCACCACCAACAAGAACACGTCCCGCACACACAAGATCATCGCGCCGGCCAATCAGGAGAGGCCGGTGCGCTACATCCGCAAGCCCATCGATTACAGCCTGCTGGATGATATGGGACACGGAGTCAAG GCCAGCGCTCAGAGCATGAAAGCCGGCGCCGGTGGGCTCCCTCGCACCAACCCGCCAACACAGAAGCCTCCCAGCCCACCTATGAGTGGGAAAGGGACCCTCGG CAGCgggagcagcggcggcagccaCCCCAGCAGCAGTCGCAGCAGCAGCCGGGAGaacagcggcagcggcagcgtaGGCGTGCCCATCGCCGTGCCCACCCCGGCCCCGCCCACTGCCTTCCCAG GTGCTCCTCAATTCTACAGCATGAACCGCCCGGCGCAGCCCACTCAGAACGCCCATGTGGGAGGATCGCTGCCGTACCGACGCCCCTCATCCGTCACCGGCCAGCCTAACACGGCTCCGAACCAGAACCAGCTCAACGGTGGACCACACTTTGCCCAAAATCAAG TCTCAGATGTGCCACCGCCGCCCCCTCTTGCGGACGAGCCAGTCTTTGAGGACCCtacacctcctcctcccccaccgGAGGACTACGAGGACgacgaggaagaagaggagtcgGCGGTGGTGGAGTACAGCGATCCATACGCCGAGGAGGACCCTCCCTGGGCGCCACGCAGCTACCTGGAGAAAG tggtggccatctACGACTACAGTCGGGACAAAGAGGACGAGCTGTCCTTCCAGGAAGGCGCCATCATCTACGTCATCAAGAAGAACGACGACGGCTGGTACGAGGGCGTGATGAACGGAACCACGGGCCTCTTCCCGGGCAACTACGTGGAATCCATCATGCACTACGCCGATTGA
- the abi2b gene encoding abl interactor 2b isoform X12, producing MAELQMLLEEEIPAGRSALLDSFTNLERVAEYCESNYVQSPDKERALEETKNYTTQSLASVAYLINTLANNVLQMLDIQASQLRRMESSINHISQTVDIHKEKVARREIGILTTNKNTSRTHKIIAPANQERPVRYIRKPIDYSLLDDMGHGVKASAQSMKAGAGGLPRTNPPTQKPPSPPMSGKGTLGRHSPYRTLEPVRPPVVPNDYVSSPTRNMAHPLPSPARNASVNQRNRTYSGSSGGSHPSSSRSSSRENSGSGSVGVPIAVPTPAPPTAFPGAPQFYSMNRPAQPTQNAHVGGSLPYRRPSSVTGQPNTAPNQNQLNGGPHFAQNQGPLAPPPPSMQITPQLPLMGFVARVQETISDVPPPPPLADEPVFEDPTPPPPPPEDYEDDEEEEESAVVEYSDPYAEEDPPWAPRSYLEKVVAIYDYSRDKEDELSFQEGAIIYVIKKNDDGWYEGVMNGTTGLFPGNYVESIMHYAD from the exons ATGGCGGAGCTACAAATGCTTTTGGAAGAGGAGATTCCAGCAGGTCGCAGCGCTCTGCTGGATAGTTTTACTAATTTGGAAAGAGTCGCCGAATATTGCGAAAGCAACTATGTCCAG TCCCCAGATAAGGAGCGAGCGCTGGAGGAGACCAAGAACTACACCACTCAGTCGCTGGCTAGCGTGGCCTACCTGATCAACACGCTGGCTAATAATGTGCTGCAGATGCTGGACATTCAGGCCTCGCAGTTGCGTCGCATGGAGTCGTCCATCAACCACATTTCTCAG ACGGTGGACATTCACAAAGAGAAGGTGGCCAGGCGGGAGATCGGCATCCTCACCACCAACAAGAACACGTCCCGCACACACAAGATCATCGCGCCGGCCAATCAGGAGAGGCCGGTGCGCTACATCCGCAAGCCCATCGATTACAGCCTGCTGGATGATATGGGACACGGAGTCAAG GCCAGCGCTCAGAGCATGAAAGCCGGCGCCGGTGGGCTCCCTCGCACCAACCCGCCAACACAGAAGCCTCCCAGCCCACCTATGAGTGGGAAAGGGACCCTCGG GAGACACTCCCCATATAGGACGCTCGAGCCGGTGCGTCCTCCCGTTGTCCCTAACGACTACGTCTCAAGCCCGACGCGCAACATGGCGCACCCCCTGCCAAGCCCAGCACGCAATGCATCTGTTAATCAGAGGAACCGCACGTACAG CgggagcagcggcggcagccaCCCCAGCAGCAGTCGCAGCAGCAGCCGGGAGaacagcggcagcggcagcgtaGGCGTGCCCATCGCCGTGCCCACCCCGGCCCCGCCCACTGCCTTCCCAG GTGCTCCTCAATTCTACAGCATGAACCGCCCGGCGCAGCCCACTCAGAACGCCCATGTGGGAGGATCGCTGCCGTACCGACGCCCCTCATCCGTCACCGGCCAGCCTAACACGGCTCCGAACCAGAACCAGCTCAACGGTGGACCACACTTTGCCCAAAATCAAG GCCCACTTGCGCCCCCTCCCCCTTCCATGCAGATCACCCCTCAGCTGCCCCTGATGGGCTTTGTGGCCCGAGTTCAGGAGACCA TCTCAGATGTGCCACCGCCGCCCCCTCTTGCGGACGAGCCAGTCTTTGAGGACCCtacacctcctcctcccccaccgGAGGACTACGAGGACgacgaggaagaagaggagtcgGCGGTGGTGGAGTACAGCGATCCATACGCCGAGGAGGACCCTCCCTGGGCGCCACGCAGCTACCTGGAGAAAG tggtggccatctACGACTACAGTCGGGACAAAGAGGACGAGCTGTCCTTCCAGGAAGGCGCCATCATCTACGTCATCAAGAAGAACGACGACGGCTGGTACGAGGGCGTGATGAACGGAACCACGGGCCTCTTCCCGGGCAACTACGTGGAATCCATCATGCACTACGCCGATTGA
- the abi2b gene encoding abl interactor 2b isoform X16, with protein MAELQMLLEEEIPAGRSALLDSFTNLERVAEYCESNYVQSPDKERALEETKNYTTQSLASVAYLINTLANNVLQMLDIQASQLRRMESSINHISQTVDIHKEKVARREIGILTTNKNTSRTHKIIAPANQERPVRYIRKPIDYSLLDDMGHGVKWLQRFKASAQSMKAGAGGLPRTNPPTQKPPSPPMSGKGTLGSGSSGGSHPSSSRSSSRENSGSGSVGVPIAVPTPAPPTAFPGAPQFYSMNRPAQPTQNAHVGGSLPYRRPSSVTGQPNTAPNQNQLNGGPHFAQNQGPLAPPPPSMQITPQLPLMGFVARVQETISDVPPPPPLADEPVFEDPTPPPPPPEDYEDDEEEEESAVVEYSDPYAEEDPPWAPRSYLEKVVAIYDYSRDKEDELSFQEGAIIYVIKKNDDGWYEGVMNGTTGLFPGNYVESIMHYAD; from the exons ATGGCGGAGCTACAAATGCTTTTGGAAGAGGAGATTCCAGCAGGTCGCAGCGCTCTGCTGGATAGTTTTACTAATTTGGAAAGAGTCGCCGAATATTGCGAAAGCAACTATGTCCAG TCCCCAGATAAGGAGCGAGCGCTGGAGGAGACCAAGAACTACACCACTCAGTCGCTGGCTAGCGTGGCCTACCTGATCAACACGCTGGCTAATAATGTGCTGCAGATGCTGGACATTCAGGCCTCGCAGTTGCGTCGCATGGAGTCGTCCATCAACCACATTTCTCAG ACGGTGGACATTCACAAAGAGAAGGTGGCCAGGCGGGAGATCGGCATCCTCACCACCAACAAGAACACGTCCCGCACACACAAGATCATCGCGCCGGCCAATCAGGAGAGGCCGGTGCGCTACATCCGCAAGCCCATCGATTACAGCCTGCTGGATGATATGGGACACGGAGTCAAG TGGTTGCAAAGGTTTAAG GCCAGCGCTCAGAGCATGAAAGCCGGCGCCGGTGGGCTCCCTCGCACCAACCCGCCAACACAGAAGCCTCCCAGCCCACCTATGAGTGGGAAAGGGACCCTCGG CAGCgggagcagcggcggcagccaCCCCAGCAGCAGTCGCAGCAGCAGCCGGGAGaacagcggcagcggcagcgtaGGCGTGCCCATCGCCGTGCCCACCCCGGCCCCGCCCACTGCCTTCCCAG GTGCTCCTCAATTCTACAGCATGAACCGCCCGGCGCAGCCCACTCAGAACGCCCATGTGGGAGGATCGCTGCCGTACCGACGCCCCTCATCCGTCACCGGCCAGCCTAACACGGCTCCGAACCAGAACCAGCTCAACGGTGGACCACACTTTGCCCAAAATCAAG GCCCACTTGCGCCCCCTCCCCCTTCCATGCAGATCACCCCTCAGCTGCCCCTGATGGGCTTTGTGGCCCGAGTTCAGGAGACCA TCTCAGATGTGCCACCGCCGCCCCCTCTTGCGGACGAGCCAGTCTTTGAGGACCCtacacctcctcctcccccaccgGAGGACTACGAGGACgacgaggaagaagaggagtcgGCGGTGGTGGAGTACAGCGATCCATACGCCGAGGAGGACCCTCCCTGGGCGCCACGCAGCTACCTGGAGAAAG tggtggccatctACGACTACAGTCGGGACAAAGAGGACGAGCTGTCCTTCCAGGAAGGCGCCATCATCTACGTCATCAAGAAGAACGACGACGGCTGGTACGAGGGCGTGATGAACGGAACCACGGGCCTCTTCCCGGGCAACTACGTGGAATCCATCATGCACTACGCCGATTGA
- the abi2b gene encoding abl interactor 2b isoform X4, translating into MAELQMLLEEEIPAGRSALLDSFTNLERVAEYCESNYVQSPDKERALEETKNYTTQSLASVAYLINTLANNVLQMLDIQASQLRRMESSINHISQTVDIHKEKVARREIGILTTNKNTSRTHKIIAPANQERPVRYIRKPIDYSLLDDMGHGVKWLQRFKASAQSMKAGAGGLPRTNPPTQKPPSPPMSGKGTLGRHSPYRTLEPVRPPVVPNDYVSSPTRNMAHPLPSPARNASVNQRNRTYSSGSSGGSHPSSSRSSSRENSGSGSVGVPIAVPTPAPPTAFPANTTKPPPNTATTPGPLPPVLDGPPQASNPPTEIPHVPPPPPQLPPSAAPTGTGPATYGNAAQGAPQFYSMNRPAQPTQNAHVGGSLPYRRPSSVTGQPNTAPNQNQLNGGPHFAQNQVSDVPPPPPLADEPVFEDPTPPPPPPEDYEDDEEEEESAVVEYSDPYAEEDPPWAPRSYLEKVVAIYDYSRDKEDELSFQEGAIIYVIKKNDDGWYEGVMNGTTGLFPGNYVESIMHYAD; encoded by the exons ATGGCGGAGCTACAAATGCTTTTGGAAGAGGAGATTCCAGCAGGTCGCAGCGCTCTGCTGGATAGTTTTACTAATTTGGAAAGAGTCGCCGAATATTGCGAAAGCAACTATGTCCAG TCCCCAGATAAGGAGCGAGCGCTGGAGGAGACCAAGAACTACACCACTCAGTCGCTGGCTAGCGTGGCCTACCTGATCAACACGCTGGCTAATAATGTGCTGCAGATGCTGGACATTCAGGCCTCGCAGTTGCGTCGCATGGAGTCGTCCATCAACCACATTTCTCAG ACGGTGGACATTCACAAAGAGAAGGTGGCCAGGCGGGAGATCGGCATCCTCACCACCAACAAGAACACGTCCCGCACACACAAGATCATCGCGCCGGCCAATCAGGAGAGGCCGGTGCGCTACATCCGCAAGCCCATCGATTACAGCCTGCTGGATGATATGGGACACGGAGTCAAG TGGTTGCAAAGGTTTAAG GCCAGCGCTCAGAGCATGAAAGCCGGCGCCGGTGGGCTCCCTCGCACCAACCCGCCAACACAGAAGCCTCCCAGCCCACCTATGAGTGGGAAAGGGACCCTCGG GAGACACTCCCCATATAGGACGCTCGAGCCGGTGCGTCCTCCCGTTGTCCCTAACGACTACGTCTCAAGCCCGACGCGCAACATGGCGCACCCCCTGCCAAGCCCAGCACGCAATGCATCTGTTAATCAGAGGAACCGCACGTACAG CAGCgggagcagcggcggcagccaCCCCAGCAGCAGTCGCAGCAGCAGCCGGGAGaacagcggcagcggcagcgtaGGCGTGCCCATCGCCGTGCCCACCCCGGCCCCGCCCACTGCCTTCCCAG CCAACACGACTAAACCTCCACCCAACACCGCGACCACGCCTGGTCCCCTACCCCCTGTCCTCGATGGCCCCCCTCAGGCTTCTAACCCACCTACCGAGATCCCGCATgtacccccgccccctccccagcTCCCCCCCTCTGCAGCCCCCACCGGCACAGGACCGGCTACTTATGGAAACGCCGCACAAG GTGCTCCTCAATTCTACAGCATGAACCGCCCGGCGCAGCCCACTCAGAACGCCCATGTGGGAGGATCGCTGCCGTACCGACGCCCCTCATCCGTCACCGGCCAGCCTAACACGGCTCCGAACCAGAACCAGCTCAACGGTGGACCACACTTTGCCCAAAATCAAG TCTCAGATGTGCCACCGCCGCCCCCTCTTGCGGACGAGCCAGTCTTTGAGGACCCtacacctcctcctcccccaccgGAGGACTACGAGGACgacgaggaagaagaggagtcgGCGGTGGTGGAGTACAGCGATCCATACGCCGAGGAGGACCCTCCCTGGGCGCCACGCAGCTACCTGGAGAAAG tggtggccatctACGACTACAGTCGGGACAAAGAGGACGAGCTGTCCTTCCAGGAAGGCGCCATCATCTACGTCATCAAGAAGAACGACGACGGCTGGTACGAGGGCGTGATGAACGGAACCACGGGCCTCTTCCCGGGCAACTACGTGGAATCCATCATGCACTACGCCGATTGA
- the abi2b gene encoding abl interactor 2b isoform X5, giving the protein MAELQMLLEEEIPAGRSALLDSFTNLERVAEYCESNYVQSPDKERALEETKNYTTQSLASVAYLINTLANNVLQMLDIQASQLRRMESSINHISQTVDIHKEKVARREIGILTTNKNTSRTHKIIAPANQERPVRYIRKPIDYSLLDDMGHGVKWLQRFKASAQSMKAGAGGLPRTNPPTQKPPSPPMSGKGTLGSGSSGGSHPSSSRSSSRENSGSGSVGVPIAVPTPAPPTAFPANTTKPPPNTATTPGPLPPVLDGPPQASNPPTEIPHVPPPPPQLPPSAAPTGTGPATYGNAAQGAPQFYSMNRPAQPTQNAHVGGSLPYRRPSSVTGQPNTAPNQNQLNGGPHFAQNQGPLAPPPPSMQITPQLPLMGFVARVQETISDVPPPPPLADEPVFEDPTPPPPPPEDYEDDEEEEESAVVEYSDPYAEEDPPWAPRSYLEKVVAIYDYSRDKEDELSFQEGAIIYVIKKNDDGWYEGVMNGTTGLFPGNYVESIMHYAD; this is encoded by the exons ATGGCGGAGCTACAAATGCTTTTGGAAGAGGAGATTCCAGCAGGTCGCAGCGCTCTGCTGGATAGTTTTACTAATTTGGAAAGAGTCGCCGAATATTGCGAAAGCAACTATGTCCAG TCCCCAGATAAGGAGCGAGCGCTGGAGGAGACCAAGAACTACACCACTCAGTCGCTGGCTAGCGTGGCCTACCTGATCAACACGCTGGCTAATAATGTGCTGCAGATGCTGGACATTCAGGCCTCGCAGTTGCGTCGCATGGAGTCGTCCATCAACCACATTTCTCAG ACGGTGGACATTCACAAAGAGAAGGTGGCCAGGCGGGAGATCGGCATCCTCACCACCAACAAGAACACGTCCCGCACACACAAGATCATCGCGCCGGCCAATCAGGAGAGGCCGGTGCGCTACATCCGCAAGCCCATCGATTACAGCCTGCTGGATGATATGGGACACGGAGTCAAG TGGTTGCAAAGGTTTAAG GCCAGCGCTCAGAGCATGAAAGCCGGCGCCGGTGGGCTCCCTCGCACCAACCCGCCAACACAGAAGCCTCCCAGCCCACCTATGAGTGGGAAAGGGACCCTCGG CAGCgggagcagcggcggcagccaCCCCAGCAGCAGTCGCAGCAGCAGCCGGGAGaacagcggcagcggcagcgtaGGCGTGCCCATCGCCGTGCCCACCCCGGCCCCGCCCACTGCCTTCCCAG CCAACACGACTAAACCTCCACCCAACACCGCGACCACGCCTGGTCCCCTACCCCCTGTCCTCGATGGCCCCCCTCAGGCTTCTAACCCACCTACCGAGATCCCGCATgtacccccgccccctccccagcTCCCCCCCTCTGCAGCCCCCACCGGCACAGGACCGGCTACTTATGGAAACGCCGCACAAG GTGCTCCTCAATTCTACAGCATGAACCGCCCGGCGCAGCCCACTCAGAACGCCCATGTGGGAGGATCGCTGCCGTACCGACGCCCCTCATCCGTCACCGGCCAGCCTAACACGGCTCCGAACCAGAACCAGCTCAACGGTGGACCACACTTTGCCCAAAATCAAG GCCCACTTGCGCCCCCTCCCCCTTCCATGCAGATCACCCCTCAGCTGCCCCTGATGGGCTTTGTGGCCCGAGTTCAGGAGACCA TCTCAGATGTGCCACCGCCGCCCCCTCTTGCGGACGAGCCAGTCTTTGAGGACCCtacacctcctcctcccccaccgGAGGACTACGAGGACgacgaggaagaagaggagtcgGCGGTGGTGGAGTACAGCGATCCATACGCCGAGGAGGACCCTCCCTGGGCGCCACGCAGCTACCTGGAGAAAG tggtggccatctACGACTACAGTCGGGACAAAGAGGACGAGCTGTCCTTCCAGGAAGGCGCCATCATCTACGTCATCAAGAAGAACGACGACGGCTGGTACGAGGGCGTGATGAACGGAACCACGGGCCTCTTCCCGGGCAACTACGTGGAATCCATCATGCACTACGCCGATTGA